One Gopherus evgoodei ecotype Sinaloan lineage chromosome 1, rGopEvg1_v1.p, whole genome shotgun sequence genomic window, TGTCTCCAAGGTGGCCAGACAGAAAGAGAGTAGCCAAATAGGATAAAAAGGCTAAAAAAAGCTTATGAAGACTTTTACTAAAGATGTTACTCAGAGAATTGCCGGATCTAGAACCCTGGTGACTGTGTTCATGTCAACTGGATGGAGAAAAGGGACAGACAGCCCCGGCTGTCGTAAAGAAAAACAGTTCGGCACCCAGCTCATGTGTGATGGAGACCAAGAGAGTTCAGCAGAAACTCCCAACATCTACAGTTTGTTCTTCAGAAAACAATCAACAGAGAAAACTCTACAGACAgcagatgcagaacaagaagaCAACTCGAATTCTGAACAAACCATGGCCAGTTGTTGCATctaatggacagccagatgaccaCTTTGTCATGCACTTGGGTCATGTAATTAGAAAGCCAATACAATTCAAAGACACTTAACAGTCTGATACATACTGAACATGAAATATAGTGCAATAGTGTAAATATTGTATATGGTAGGAATGTAGAACTTAAAGGGAGAGATGTAATGGAATGCTCATCTGTATTATATTGCTCAGCCACTAGGGATAACTGTGtgtaaaatactttatttaaacAACCCTCAGCCATGCCTAGCAGAGCTTCAAAGTATCTTATGATGAACATATCTGGTGTGCataagcaagctctgtagccTATCTACATCTGGTGCAGGAGCATGACATAGCAGGCTAAGGAGACAATGAAGAAACTGCTGTGCAGTGATGCCAGGTTAAAGGGAGAGAGATCCCAGCACTGAAATGGGGGTGATGGGATTGCTGGGGAGGGGAACTGATGGGGCCTCTCAAGGGCCTGGTGATGATGGAAATGGGAATGCTACTGTAACGAGAAGGTGGTGTGTAGGGTGAGGGCTGCTGGCTTGCCAGGGCGGGGATGGGGTTGTGTTGTCTCTTGCCCCTTTGTCctgtgctgacaggggaggcAGGTAGTGGGTCTCGCAGAGGGAGAAGCACATGCTCGGCTCAGTCCTGGGGAAACTTGACACTGGTTCTTTCTTTGTTTCCAGGTGTCCTGTCATCTGATGTCAAAGCTTCTCGGGGTGAGAGAGCTGGCGCGGCTCCCCGTATGCTCAGCATAAGGAAAGATCCTGACACAGTAGCTGAGCTCAGGTCTGTCCCCGCACAGGGAGGGAGCAAAAGGCGAGGCTGGATTCTCCTCCCTGGTTCTGAAGCTGGGATGGGGCTGTTGGCTGTTATAACGGATGTGCCTAAGAGCAAATAGTCCCAACTCTGCCAGCCTACCCTGCTGTGATGGCTccctgtgctgtccagtgcacaATGGGCTGGGGTCTCTGGTCCTCTCTGGGCTCCCACTACAGGGAAGGGAGGTATAAACCAGCAACTAGGGAATGGGGCCTCATCTCTCTGGCTGTGAGCAGTTATTGCCTGCCTGTCCCCACAGCTTCCATATCTCCAGTAGGAAGGACTGGATTCTTCCctctttcataagaacataagaatggccatactgggtcagaccaaaggtccgtctagcccagtatcctgtatttcGACAGGggccagtaccaggtgcttcggagggaatgaacagatcaggtaatcatcaagtgatccatctcctgttgcccgttcccagcttctggcaaatagacaccatccctgcacatcctggctaatagccattgatggacctatcctccatgaatttctctagttttttttttgaaccctgttatagtcttgaccttcatgacatcctctgacaaagagttccacaggttgactgtgtattgtgtaaagaaatacttccttttgtttgttttaaacctgcagcctattaatttcatttggtgacaccttGTTCTTGTGCTattagaaggagtaaataacacttccttatttactttttccacaccagtcatgaatttataggcctctatcatatccccccttagtcatctcttttccaagctgaaaagtcccagttttattaatctctctccaAATGGAAGCTTTTGcctacccctaatcatttctgttgcccttttctgtacgtTTTcgaattccaatatatctttttctgaaatggagtgaccacatctgcacacaatattcaagatgtgggcataccatggatttatatagaggcaatatgatattttctgtctgattatctatccctttcctaatgattcccaatattctgtttgcttttttgactgccgctgcacattgagtgaatgttttcagaaaactatccacaatgactccaagatctctttcttgagtggtaacaactaatttagatccATCGTTTTATATGAATAATTGGGCATTATgatttcccatgtgcattactttgcatttatcaacattgattttattagccattttgttgctcagtcccccagttttgtgagatccttttgtagctctttgcattctgctttggacttaactatcttgagcagttttgtattgtctgcaaattttgccacctcactgtttaccccctttttcagatcagttatgaatatgttgaatgctactggttccagtacagacccttggtggacaccattatttacctctcaccattctgaaaactgacgaTTTATCCCTATCcttggtttcctatcttttaaccagttactgatccatgagaggaccttccctcttattccatgacagtttactttacTTAAGAACCTAAggtgagggaccttgtaaaagactttttgaaaatctaagtacactatatccactggatcaccctgtccacatgcttgctgaccctctcaaagaattctggtagattggtgaggcatgatttcccttagaaaaaccatgttgactcttccccagcaaatcgTGTTcattatgtgtctgataattctgttcttaactatagtttcaaccagtttgcacAGTACTGAATtaagcttactggcctgtaattgccaggattgcctctggaacctttttaaaaaattggtatcacattagctatcctcctctCATCtgttacagaagctgatttaaatgccaattagtagttctgcaatttcacatttgagttccttcagaactcttgggtgaataccatctggtcctagtgacttactactgtttagtttatcagtttgttccaaaacctcctttaatgaCACCTCTCTCTGGGACAGTCCATCAGATATGTCACCTAAAAAgtatggctcaggtttgggaatttccctcacatcctcagctgtgaagaccgatgcaaagaattcatttagtttctccataaCGACCTTTTCCCTAAGTGCTCCTTTACCACTGActgtccagtggcctcactggttgtttagcaggcttactgcttctgaagtacttaaaattgtttttgttactactttttgagtctttgactagctgttcttcaaattattttttggccttcctaattatatttttacatttcctttGCCAGAGTTTaagttcctttctattttcctcaataggatttaacttccactttttaaacaaTGCTTTTTCCTcctactgcttcttttactttgttgtttagccacggtggcacttttttggtcctctcactatgttttttaatttggggtatacactaaagttgagcctctattaagGTGTCTTTAAAACGTTTCCATGGagctttcagggatttcacttttggcactgtaccttttaatctgtttaactaacttcctcatttttgtatagttccgctttctgaaattaaatgctaccgtgGTCAATTGTTGTGgtattctcccccaccctccggatgttaaatttcattataatatggtcactgttaccaagCTGTTCAGCTGTATTgccctcttggaccagatcctgtgtccCATTTAGGGCTAAATCAAGattcctcttgtgggttccaagagtagctgctccaagaagcagtcatttaaggtgtcaagaaactttatctctgcatcctgtcctgagctGCCAGTCTGGGGATAGTTGatatcccccattattattgagttttgtttttttttttcaatagccTCTCAAATCTCCAAGAGCATTTCACAGTCcttgtcaccatcctggtcaggtggtcgatagtATATccttactgctatattcttattgttcaagcatggaattactatccatagagattttatggtacagtttggttcatttaagatttttacttcatttgactccatgctttctttcacatacagtgccattCTCTCACCAGCATGACGTGTTATGTCCTTCctgtattttgtaccctggtactactgtgtcccactgattatcctcattccaccaagtttctgtgattcctgttatatcaatattctcatttaatacaaggcatTCAAGTTCAcctatcttattatttagacttctagcatttgtgtataaatacttaaaatattatcactttttagctgtctgccatgatgtgatgtaattgaatgggactctttttcatttgacagtttctcatcagatcctaccctgCCCTTTCTCTGCCCTGAAACCCACCCTCAGAGGGGGTCAGACAAATGGACCCTCTCTGTCTGATTTGAAGCTAAGCTGCCTCTCAGCCCCCTTTGCCTGTGGGGTCCTTGCTGGTGTAGGGCTGATGCCAGGCATACTTCAAGCCCGCAGTCCCAGCAAATAGgactttcacccctgccctccTGTGGCCCAGTGTGCTCCAAGATCACTTCTTCTGTCACGGGCTCCATGGATGGAGAGGGCCTGGAGACATCAGCCccaggagagagagggctggatCAACAGGCACAGTATGCCAGGTGCTTTGCTGCCTGTTCTGCTGTGACTGCACTCTgggacactggctgctgctgggactcTGGGTCTGTCTTGCTCTAGGAAGTTGACTCGACTGCAAAGGAGAAGCTGACCCCATTGCTGCCTAGTGACCAATGATATGGCCCAGTCCTGAGGCTGGCTGCGGCATTGGCTAAGGGCCACCCAATCCCCTGAGTATTAGGCAACTTTCTGAGTTTTTGTGGTCAGGACTTTGCGGAGTACTTCCACTTTCGAGAGCTGGAGTGAGACAGTATTGTTAGCTTTGATCTCCCCATCAACTTTCCCCCTCTTGAACAGCGATGGCCACCGGGGGGATCCCTGGGATCGCCAGGAACTGCTGGGCTGGGGTTCTAATAGTGGCGATAGCACTGAGAACTCACAGAGCTCATTGCACAGACCCTCCAGGTAAGCAGAGACCCCAGTGCTGGGGGGAAAAAGCCCTTTTGGACTCTCAGGATGGTGAACACAAAAGCTTTCCCCCTGCCCAACTTAGGGCTCAGAGATTCTCTTGCAGGATCAACACAAGAGACTAGCAGATGGAGGTGAGAGGGGAGGGTGCAATGATGGGGAAAGTCTGCAGCAGAGATGGGTGGAGATGGGTTTCTGACCTGCTCCTCTCTCCTCTCAGAGCATTTCCTGCTGCAGGAGAAGTCTGAGTGTCACTACACCAATGGCATGCAGCAGGTGAGGTATCTGAAAAGACTGATCTGGGGCCAGCAGGAGATCTGTTACTATGACAGTGACTTGGGCTTCTCGGTGGCCCGCACGGAACTGGGTCGGCCGATCGCAGAGTATTGGAACCGGCTGGAGTGGCTGAGCTACTTGTGGGCTTCAGTGGAGAAGTTCTGCAGTTATAACCACAGGAGATTTGAGAACATCACTGTGGGTAGGCAAGGTGAGCGGAAGGGGGAGGAGACCAAATTGGAACTGGGAACTTTGGGTCAGTCCCCGCATCTGGAGCTGTTATATTTGCCTCCCTCTACACACTCCCTACCAGGCAGCAATTGGGCGTCAGTCGAGCTGGGTTTGAACttgcaggggcagagggggagttGGAGGACGGGACTGGAGAAGACAGAATCTTTAACAACAAAGGGTTGCTCTCAGcttgaatcaggccccaaatcccAGTTTTGAGGGAAATTCTCCCGAAACCTGATACTGAAGGAAATAATTTGGGTGAGCCCCACAGACAGGCCAGGATCCCAGAGCTCTGCACATGGTCCTCCCCATCCTGCCAGCTCCCTCTGGCAGTGGGCACCCCATGGGACTGGGACTAAGGGCAGCAGGTGAACCCCCTCCCCGGTCCCCTACCAAAGATCTCTGCAGAAGGCACTGAGGTACCATGAGGATCCCTCACCTGGGAGACAGTGATGAGGGTGGGACTAGTGTGGCTGGAAAGGGAGTACATTCCAGGGTCAGGGCTGCTGAAGGAGATGCAGACAGGTGGGTTTCAAGGAGAAATCCAGATAGCGTAGACTTGAGCTGACCCCCTTTGGTCCCATTCTCACCCATGTCCCAGCAAGGAGCAATTTCTGATaggacagagaaggagaaggtgtGTGTTCTGTGTCTGGGCCCCTTCACcaaggtttctctctctcacacagttaAGCCCAGAGTGAAAATTTCTACCCTGAAAGCAGAGTCTTCCCACCGCCCCAGCTTGCTGGTTTGCGCTGCAACAGGGTTTTATCCTTCTGAGATAGCGACCAAGTGGTTCAAAAATGGGCAGGAGGAGACAGCTGGAGTTGTATCCAGGGAGCTGCTACATAATGGAGACTGGACCTTCCAGATCCAGGTGACGCTGGAAACAAAACCCAGGTGGGGAGATGTCTACACCTGCCAAGTGGAGCACGTCAGCCTGCAAacacccatcaccatgcagtgGGGTAAGAGACTGAAATTTGGGCAACTCCTGAGGATGCCTTGGGGTCACTCCTAGCTTTATGGAGACAACCAGAGGCTGGCCATGAAGCAGACTGTGATGGGATGTGTGCCCCATATGTGCTGTGAGAGGGTTAATAtgggcctgagaggccaattaacccACCTGCTTGTACCTGTTCAGGTAGGCCAGGCCTAATTGGAGATAAAGCCCAGCTGGGttctccttcccctcttcctctccctccataaAGAGCTGGGTGAGCCCAGTTGAGAGAGGCTGGGCTGGACTCACTCTGGGGAGCAGTCTGAAAGAAGGGTGAGCAGAGCAGGTGAACTGGAAGCAGGGACactgctgggctgcagcctgcctgAACCCCAAGCAGGGGTGCTAGAACCAGGAGTGCTGTGGGAGCAGCAGTACCCCTGACTTAAGTGGTTTCTATCATGTACAGGggttacagtttgattcaatggttttcagcacccctactatacaaattgttccagcgccatTGCCCCTAAGTGAGGGAAGGAGTGTGCCAGCCCCTCAAAATGGGGGTTTGTTGGAGGCATAGGAACCTGGGATGCGGCATGGGGAAAAGACTATAGCACTCAGTTCATGCCTGGGAGGAAGAGGTGGCCTGCTGAGTCCAGCTGGGATGAAGGTTTGTTTCCACGTTTGTTAGACTGTTGTAAAAGACACTGAGGCCCCAGAAGGGTCTGGACTCTGTATAGTggtctggctggagggccaagtcactcCTACAGCTGGAGAAGGCCaaaggaaggtgggggaatggaggTAACAGGTGCTGCAGTGTAACAGCCATCCAGACCGGGGCACAGTGCCCCACATACCTACTTCCTCAGACGCCTCAGTAAGACAACAAAGATACTGTAAGGGAAATCAGAGTCCAGGCTGAGCCCTAGTCCTCTGTGCTCCTCTTTTGACAGTGGCACAGTCTGACTCTGCCAAGAGCAAGATGTTCGTTGGAATTGGGGGCTTCGTACTGGGGTTGATCTTCATGGTGCTGGGACTTCTTGTCTACCAGAAGAATAAGAAAGGTGAGTTGCAGGTGAATGAAGGAGGTGAAATGTATCCCCAATAAAATGGCCTGATAGTCTTTAGGATTTCACTATAATTTAGATTTAACAGGACAGTTGTCCTTGAAATTCAAGGACATTTTGGATTTTTAGGGTCTATGCCAacacctattgaagtcaatggcagttttaaaTGACTTCTACAGACTTTGGATTGGGCCTTCAATGACTAGAGACCTTTTCAGGAATCATATGGGCCATCTTTGGGCCTTGGAAGATCAGTCTCTGACCTGGTATAGCTCTGAAACGGACCATCTGAATCCTGGGCTATGGTGGTGGTTACTTGTGGCAAATTCTCAACTTCTGCCCCACAGACTCTTGCAACATCAGTTTGCTGCAGACTGTTTGTAGTTTTGGATATGGATACATTCATATTTATGTACAAAATAATTAAGTAACCTCTCCTTTAAAATCAAAAGAAACCAAACCCAACCAAGAAACCTATGAACTCTTGACCCCAAAGTTTTGGTTGGTGGTTGTTCTTGCCAACTTCTCTTTCATCTCAGTACACTAACATAAATTTAAGTTCTTTCACTTTAAAATGAACTAGAACGACTGGTTTAAAATCCTGGTGGTAGGGTCTCTCTCACACAAGCACTCACAAGCTTTCTCCAGCCTAAGCCTGTCCAATgactctctcttttcttaaacAGGCAAACTTAGCAGGTTCTTCATTCTTGGTCTATTTCTCTTAAGACCAGGGGTCCTCAGCCCAGGGTTGTGACCACCAAGTGTCGGGGTGTtatgagtagagctggttggtTGTCTTTGGATGAAACAGTTTCATTGACAAATGCTGATTCACTGGACCAAAATGTTTTGTCATACCTATTATAGAGTCTGTGAAACTTTTGTCGAAACATGGGCAGATTTAAATTGAAAACTTACAGAGGTTCCAGGGTCCACAGCCCTGACAGCGAGCTTCTGAGCCCCCAGACACTCAACTGGAGACTGGCAGGTTCCCTGCAACACAGCAGCCAGCCTGCAAGTGCTCAGCTGGAGCCAGGATTCTGGGGGATGACTGGCTCTCCGCAGCAGCTGCCACCCTGGGATCCCCATCTGCAGGCAGGATTCTTGCCACTGCTAGggtcccagctccagggcagggaggctaccagcagtgaaattgtcttatataggtgcctattaccccccacccccgtcccaatttttcgcacttggtatctggtcaccctacctcggGATGAATGTGctgtaggcagggccggcgctaccatttaggcagcctaggcaatcgcctagggcgctagaataattggtgggtgccgttttgccagagggggcggcaggcggctccagtggagctgctgcagtggtgcctgcggagggtccgctgatccgcggctccggtggagctgccacagtggtgcctgcggacagtcggatCCTcgtgcggctccagtggacctcctgcaggcacgactgcggcagctccaccagagccgcggaccagcggaccctccgccggcaccactgcagcagttccaccggagccgcgggaccagcgtgcggggcgccgaaattgccggccgcctagggcgctcaaacccctagcgccggtcctggctgtAGGGATGGAAAGAGGAGCAGAGAGGATGTTGGTTGAGTTGGCATCGCTTCAGCGGCCCTTATTTGGGCCCCTCTATTGTCTCCTCTTGTCTCCAGATCCTTTATACACTCAggctctaaggccatgtctgcaattacaaaattatgttgacctaagttacattgGCATACAACCACCACAGTTATGAAATCGCTTGTGCATGTGCACAGCTGGATCCTTGTGttggtggtgcacatcctcacccgGAGTGCTTGTATcaattgtattgtcagtgtggggaattGTGGAACAGCTTCTGAAGGCTagtaacagtcaacataagcAACACATTGTCTACACTGACATCGACTGTGACTGTGCCACTCAGGGAGCTGGGTATTACTGGGTGTAGTGAGGCCCTTATGTCAgcgggagccaaatttaagtgaagattcttccacagctaggtcgatacaaggcagcttacatcaacctaacctTGTAGTATAGAACAGGCCAAACAATATTGCGAGGCTGGGAGTGGCGTGAGAATCAGGAGGATTTTGCTCCCTTCATTGAGGGTGAATTAAGAGTCTCCCCCAGCAGCAGAATGTCCTGATTCCTACTAGAGCATTTCCTGTCCCTGAAGCTGCCAGGTAGAGTCACTGAGGAATGCCTTGGAGCCTACAAGAAAAAATTCCCACTTGTTCCCCAGTGGttatttctctcttctctctttccacGCAGGATACCTGTGCTTGGACACTGCAGACTCTCAGGCTGCTGGGAGTGACAGGGGCAGCACTACAAACTTACTGCTCTGTGCCTAAAATCCTTCCAAGTTCTGCGAAGGGCCATCTCTAAATCTTCCCTTAACTCTCTGCATTCACGCATGTGCTATtactctttcccttccccttgcTAGCTGTTCTTGATGTATTCTTGCTCAGGTCAATACTGTGCTGCCTCTGGCAGAGGGAATCATCACTTTCCCTCAGTCCTAGCAGGTTCCCCTCCTGCCAGCTTTTCCTACTGCCCCGCCCCAGATTTAACTGCTCTGCAGTTAAAGAACCAAAGTCTTGTAGATCTGAGATTGTCCCCCAGGGGCTGATTTCATGCAAGCTGTTGACTTGCGGACTCTCCAgtggaagaggagggaaggatCCAGCTGTCATCTGGAGTTGAGGATGGACCAGCTACTCCAAGTGCAGCACATACCCAGACAGAAAAGAGGggaataaataataatgtttctAACTAATGCTTTGCACTTCGAGAAATTTTATCTAAGGgtctgaaaggattttaataacTGTGAGTTAATTAAAAGTTCCAATTAACCTGGAGTTAATCTTTAATTTCATGTGTTTGGTAACTTTCTGAAAcagatctgaagaagtgaggctttttacccacgaaagcttatgcccaaataaatctgttagtctttaaggtgtcaccagacttcttcttgtttttgtggatacagactaacatggctacatcCTGATATTTGAAACAGATCTGTGATTCTGTATATCCTGACACCTCACCCTTTGGCTAATGGAGATTGTACTGTACTCAGCTGATGAGCAGAACATGAACACCTACGTAGAACAACAAATTAAAGAGATAAAACCTTCCCCAGGTAACTAACAACCCATGAGATTATAAACATGGAGAGAATGTTTACGCTCTAATTTGCCTTTCACTGTCACTGCTGGTTTGttcttgctgctgcttttacTCCTGGCAACGGCCTCAGTCAACATAAACACTGAAACTGGGCTGCTCAGTCTCAGATCCTGTCTCTAACTAGGTTCACTGTGTGGTTCTCATGCACTAATCTGTTATTGTACTTACCTTAGGGTTTTATCCTGACACCCATCATAGATTTCATAGAATTTTATGCCAAAAAGGACCATTAGTTCATCCAATATGATCTCctatatacattttatatatatccCCCTATATTGAGCCCAAAGACTTTAGTTGgaccaaagcatttcagtcctcaggagaatAAACTGTTGTATGCCTGTGACgcattggatcacagaaacccccttggggactGCCACCTGACGTGCTGAGACggcctctgagcccgttttccctgggagtttgggacttcagtgccctgcctggttgagtcagacacactagcctgctacaaacacagacccaggtctgaaccatgtcccccaaaagctgcaggcttaactgaaaacagcttaagaagtgttcctgtcttcagcactcagatacccaactccgaATGGGGTCCAAacaccaaataaatccattttacccggTGTAAAGCTTAgtcagggtaaactcataaattgttcaccctctgtaacactgatagagaggtatgcatAGTttgccccccccaggtattaatacatactttgggttaattaataagtaaaaagtgattttattaaatacaaaaagtaggatttaagtggttccaagtaataacagacagaacagagtgaattaccaagcaaaataaaataaaacacacaagtctaagcctaatacagtaaggaagtgattacagatgaaatctcaccctcagagatgttctaaaaagcttcttttacagactagcctccttctagtctgggtcctgCAATCACTTACACCcttgtggttactgtcctttgttccagttccttTCAAGTATCCTTTggaggtggagaggctatctcttgagccagctgaagacaaaatgaaggggTCTTCCAGGGCTTTATATAGTTTCTCTCTTGTGTGTGGAAACCCCTCCCTCCACCTGTGTAAATCCcctctacaagatggagttttggtgtcacctgggcaagtcacatgtctacaggaatgttcccaggaaagctcagatcaAAGTCTATTGTCAGATTAAGTGTTTCgtgactgggcacttactgagaatagtcttttctcaagaagctgaccaaatgcttcactgaggctacttaaaatcaaacaagtacacagccaatattcataacttcgaatacaaaaatgatacatgcatacaaatagcatgaatatattcagtagatcataacctttgcagagatacgTTACATGTCctgtgtagcataaaacatattccattcATGTCATAtttattcataagcatatttctataaagcattatggggtacaaCATCACAATGCCATTGGGAAAAAACAGAAGAGACAGTGGTGCCGAACTCACAGTGATAAACCAAAACCTGGATTtcaggcctaagtgacttggcaGTGTCCCAGAAATGAACCAACACAGGATAAAACCCAATGACACTTTGAAAAGTAGCATCCCCAAGGTTAAACCTACAAGGAGCCTggttgcaccttaaagactaacagatttattagagcatatgctttcatgggtgaaaaacacacttcttcagctgcatggaatgaaaattacaaaaacaggcataaatatatattggcacatgaggagaaaggagttaccttacaagtggagaaccaatgctgaaggccaatttagtcagggtggatatggtccactcccaataattgaggaggaggtgtcaataccaagagagggaaaagtgcttttgtagtgagccagccaccccCACTccttattcaagcccaaattcatagaatatcagggttggaagggacctcaggaggtcatctagtccagccccctgacagatttttaccccagttccctaaatggtcccctcaaggattgaactcacaagcctgggtttaatAGGTCAATGCTCAAGCCATTAAGCTATGGTATTaagtttgtaaataaattgtagctctgcagtttctctttgaagtctgtttttgaaggtttttttgttgaagaatgtctacttttaaatctgttactgagttTCCAGGgcgattgaagtgttctcctacctgcttttgtatgttaccattccttttgtgtagagactgtccggtttggccaatgtacatggcagaagggcattgctggcacatgttgacatatatcacattagtagttgtgtaggtgaatgagcctctgatggtatGGCTggtgtggttaggtcctatgatg contains:
- the LOC115649360 gene encoding rano class II histocompatibility antigen, A beta chain-like isoform X2, with product MATGGIPGIARNCWAGVLIVAIALRTHRAHCTDPPEHFLLQEKSECHYTNGMQQVRYLKRLIWGQQEICYYDSDLGFSVARTELGRPIAEYWNRLEWLSYLWASVEKFCSYNHRRFENITVGRQVKPRVKISTLKAESSHRPSLLVCAATGFYPSEIATKWFKNGQEETAGVVSRELLHNGDWTFQIQVTLETKPRWGDVYTCQVEHVSLQTPITMQWVAQSDSAKSKMFVGIGGFVLGLIFMVLGLLVYQKNKKGTFGEIEVGDSSGML
- the LOC115649360 gene encoding DLA class II histocompatibility antigen, DR-1 beta chain-like isoform X3, yielding MATGGIPGIARNCWAGVLIVAIALRTHRAHCTDPPEHFLLQEKSECHYTNGMQQVRYLKRLIWGQQEICYYDSDLGFSVARTELGRPIAEYWNRLEWLSYLWASVEKFCSYNHRRFENITVGRQVKPRVKISTLKAESSHRPSLLVCAATGFYPSEIATKWFKNGQEETAGVVSRELLHNGDWTFQIQVTLETKPRWGDVYTCQVEHVSLQTPITMQWVAQSDSAKSKMFVGIGGFVLGLIFMVLGLLVYQKNKKDL
- the LOC115649360 gene encoding rano class II histocompatibility antigen, A beta chain-like isoform X1, which translates into the protein MATGGIPGIARNCWAGVLIVAIALRTHRAHCTDPPEHFLLQEKSECHYTNGMQQVRYLKRLIWGQQEICYYDSDLGFSVARTELGRPIAEYWNRLEWLSYLWASVEKFCSYNHRRFENITVGRQVKPRVKISTLKAESSHRPSLLVCAATGFYPSEIATKWFKNGQEETAGVVSRELLHNGDWTFQIQVTLETKPRWGDVYTCQVEHVSLQTPITMQWVAQSDSAKSKMFVGIGGFVLGLIFMVLGLLVYQKNKKGYLCLDTADSQAAGSDRGSTTNLLLCA